A window of Magnolia sinica isolate HGM2019 chromosome 13, MsV1, whole genome shotgun sequence genomic DNA:
CTCATCTAAGGTGGCCTTGCAATAATCAATGGGCGGCCCACTTCATGCCCACGCATGATGTTCGATGTGATGAAAACGCATGTCAAGGTTGGCCcagatggatagtccacatcgaCCACATGCATCGACAGACCTCATCCATCGGCcctgatggatagtccacatcgaCAGACCTCACAAGATAGATGGTCCACACTGAAAGTAGGCCCCATACAATACAAAACACGGTTCACATTGAATGCAGGGCAAGTTGGGCCCAACACAATCGGCAGTCCACATGAAAggttggcccatatgatggacaatggaTGTTAATGTGGACCCCATGTGAATAAGAAAATTTTGGAAgagattttaataataataataataaaccatgcaatataccatgagaaatgagagattaatagaagaaattaaaaaattacgTATATGCTAAacgtccttaaaaaaaaaaaaaaaaaaaaaaaaaacttgtctcGATAATTAATATGTTATTTATGGAGTATACTTATCTACTTAATAAATAGcataaaataaaaaccaagatAAACTACTTATGGCATAAGTTACTAAAGCAAAATGACCTGCTATTCAAACCGGgtaccaccattaaaaaaaacaaaaacaaaaaaggaaaaaaaaaaaaacaaagaaaaaagaaaaaagaaaaagaacatctCCTATGTACTTTCCATAATCACCAACTACCCCTCTTAACCACGCACCTGTATCGCGCGCTCAATGGATTTTTACCTCCTTAACCTCTTTTCTTTGGTTTTCTGACCTCGGTATTGTAATATTAAGAATACCATCCTTCAACTCGGCCTTTATTTCCTCTATCTTAGCATCATCTGGCAATAGAAGGCTAGTGTTGTAGTAGCCATAGCTTTTGAATGAccattgatcatcatcatcagatccttcttcttcctccttgttCTCCCCTTTGATAATCAAGAACCCGTCCACAATCGTCATCTTAATGTCTTCCTTACTCAGTCCTGGGACTTCAAACCGTAGTTTGTAGCATTTGTCATCCTCCTTCACCCTACCAAACAAGCGGGATGGCGCCAATTACTCCAAGATCTTGTTTAGGTTTTCTGGCACTTGCATCAACACGTTCCCGAAGCCCGTTCGTGGAAAGAAATCTGGAAATTTTCAAGAGAAGGCATGTTTGCTTCATGAGATTGTTTGATGAACCGGTAGCTAGTAGTAGGAATGGGAACTAAACATGGTGGCATTGCATTATAGCCGTTTTGTATATGTAGGGTTGCAACTGGGCTGGCTGGCCTTAGTGAGTGCCCAGCTTTGATTAGGCTCAATAGCTGAAGGATGTGAATTGACTATGTTTATATTATTAGAGAAATTCCTGACGTAACTCAATGAAAATGCATAATAAAAGCATGTCAGATTCACGAGTAGAGAATCTTTTTACACACGGACGTGTATGCATGATCCACTTTCACGTGACATGTGAGGGTTACAAGGAATAGACCATATGCCAAAAATGGCTGCAATCAAATAATCCCAGCCACCCAACTTAAAAAGACTTTTTGCCTATTATAGTATTGTTTGAACATCTGATCCTAGCCACTCATTCCTagtcctttagggcctgtttggccaccTGCATTAGCTGGGATTAGATAGAATTGCATTCGTTGTCCCATCTAATCCACCATGAGTCTTTGAGTCTCCCGCTCAAACTACGGGTCGAGGGGGAAGGATTTCACAATCATCCCTGGATTAGCTAATTTCCGCTATTtttcccccccaaaaaaaaataaaatgcctGGATTGCATCATAAGTTCGGGCGTGAAAGGGTAGGattacgtggggcccatcatgatgtaaatgttggtatccacaccgttcataattATTTTTGGGTCATTTCAGAgtatgaactgaaaaatgaagtaTAACCGGGAATAGAGTGGACCACAACCTAGAATAAAGTAGAACCACATCAAGATTGCATGATGTTCGTTGAATATTAAAACGTCCTTAAAGTGGGTCCATGTGGCATTATCTAGGTCGTCGGTTTACGTGACCAGGATAATCAGTGAGTTCATGGTCCACCCACTAGATTGGAGCTCATCCAGTCTCTCACCTCATTTAACGCACATGTGCCATACCTAGACGACATGGGGACGGTTCATCCCAAAGCCTTTGCCATTTATTGGCCACTGACCCAAAATCGGCTTGATCAGATAATGCTAACCATCTAAACAATGTACATTCTACTTTTGAATTCGAACCATTACTGATATTTATCTCGCCACCaattaaagggttaggatcatctgtccAGTGTGAATTTTGGTTCATGTTCCACTCACGCTTGGTCTTGCTAAACAGACGGTCTGGATATCTTCCAAATATACCAGGTATATGGTAATAGATGTGGAGGCATGGTAAATTTCGTACATTAAGATCCATCTGATCAGTTCCTTATTAAATAAGAGTGTTTGCAAAATGACTTTTGCAATCTCACAATATCTTTTCAAGCACGACTTTAGTCTTATCCCACGGGATTAAGGGTAATCCTATATCTTCCAAACATGACATTACAAATTTATGGATAAACCTAATCCAAAGACTACCTTACATATGCATTAATTGTTACTTTTTCAATTCCATCCACTTTAATCCCACTTAATGCAggtggccaaacaggcccttaaagtcCTTCAATCAGTGGCTAGGATCCCACGACCATTGCAATTTTTGGGCATTTGTGGTGAGCTCATCAGTGTTACACAAGGCTAATATGAGTATCAGAGCATTGCAAGAAAGAGATTTCACCAGGTAGACGGAATGGAACGAGCCCCCTCTGATTGCTCCACGGCCGTCGGCGTTTCCTCAAAGATGGCTTCAATCTCCCACCACCACCCTCAGAGACAGCAACTTCCCGGCCATTGGATTTCCCATCACTGGACGCTTTATCGGTTGTAGTGGGTGCCGTCGAAAACCAACGGATCTCAGACTCCCAAGATTGTTTTGTGGAGTTTACTACTTTGCTCGGTAGAGTAAAGACCCTTGGATGAAAATTCTTCAAATACAAACGAGCTAAcgccatttgaagttgattagTGGTTGCTGCACCAAGAAGACTTTTAAGGGAAGAAAGAGTGAGTTTTTAAGTGAGATTGAAAGAGGTATAAACAGCATTTAAAGAGGATTAGAGAAGTGTCTGAGACCTTCTAGTAGAAGGACACCTCAAAAGCTTGTGGAGTGTTCTGGAGTGAAATGTATCCGATCCCACGACCCTTTCTATAAGATGCTTCTAGTTGAAGATGAGGTCATGTTCGTTGGCGGTTCGTCCTGTTACACGTGTCCTTTGTGTTGGCAGCGTGCATGTGAACGTGTAGCCACACGTGTTTTGTTAGCAGCTTGCATCTGCCTTACGTGTGGCCACACGGGTATATAAATGTCAACCCCTAAAGGCCCGCCCGACCCGTGAAAGCAGGTGGGGGCACCATGCcttgggacgtggattgcctaaCGCCTAACTTAGCTACAGCGTACTGATTAACTCCGTGGAGCccatatgtgtcttatccacaccatccatccgttttaccggctcattttaatgcatgatactaaaatcgaagcatatctaaagctcaagtggatcacaccgtcGAAAACAGTAGGATAAtcaaatctaccgttgaaaccttcctacggataggataatgtttatttatcattgaacctattcataaaatcacatagaaatcaaagaaaagaaaacacaaatactaatattggcttgatccaaaacttccgtagcttATAAAAAGTTTTCAAGTATTCAATTCTCAACCGCTCACTGGTGGGGTCTACTTTGAGATTTGGTTATATTTTAATTCTAAGATCATGTTTTGAAATGAtctggatatgatacatacatcatggtagccctacAGAGTATACTGAGTAAGCTATAACTGAATTGACTAAGTAAGCAATCACCTCCCAATCCCACTCCTAACTACCGCGGATTAGCTGTTAGACGAGTAATACAttaatgggcccaccttgatgatgcgatgtatatacacgccgtccatccgtttctccaatcCATTTTAGGACGGGTCGAcgaaaaaatcaagcagatccaaatcttagttggaccatACACAGGAGCCTATGatatatgtgctgtatatccgtgcggtccatctgtttttccaactcaatTTAAGATGGATTCAGTCAGgcttaccttgatatatgtactgtatatctataccattcatttattttttcaactCATCTTAGTACATGGGCTTAAAATTGAAACAAATCTAAATCTCTAGTGGAACACaagggtgattgaatgcctatcgcTAAAAACttcacaggcccaccatgatgtttatatgccatctaacaaGTTGATAAaatcaaacagacctggatgaagtacaaatataagctcgatccaaaacttaaccttcaagaagtttttaatggtcaatcaccactgttttgtgtggtgtggtccacctgaaaattggatCTGCATTTGTTTTAAGCCAACATcttacaatgagctgaaaaaaaaaaatgaatggaccacgtagatttacaacacatacatcgaggtgggcctgtGGCCATGGCTCTGACCTGACTGAATTGGCTTCCCCTCTTTTAGCCACTTCTCTTCTTAATTTATTAGGGAAGAGAGAGTGGTAGGTAGTACGAAAAGAAGAAAGggggagaggagagaggagagagaaagaaaaaaagggagagacAGCATTACGTGCTCGCAGCGTGGcggtgaaaagaagaaaaaagaggggcAAGCAATGACCTATTAATGTTACTTGGAACAACGAAGGCAACAAGAACACTTCCATTTTTCTATGGCATTGCCAAACAAAGCTAACAAccactcttttaaaatctaagaGGAGCTCATGAATCCTAATGATGGTACATTGAAAAGTGATAATGAGCTTTAGGAGAATTGTTGTTTACTACTTCTCATCTTTCTTTACTTGTAAAGACCCTCATACGACTGATTGATGGGAGATTATTACTTCACTCTCCTACTTGCTCAAGCTCGTATTTATTAGTGTACATTGTGGCCGCCAGATCAGGTAAGTGAATTAGCCCATCTCCCTCTTGTTTGGTTGATTTGAGTGGGACACAAGTTTCTGTGTATTGGCTCTCCAATTCGGTTTTACAATCACATTGCTCAATCcagaattataataataaatctaACCCCTCACACTGTCTGATTGCACCCAACACTTTTTGTCAGCCATCCATCTAGCAAGCCCATCGGAGGAAGGTGGCCCATCACACAACCAAACAGTCCCAATTGCCCAATCCTGGGAATTAGATGGAACACAATTTCTGAATAGAAATGTTCAAAAGCACACATTCAGCAAAGAGAAGGACATCAGAGTAGAGCGAGCCCACTGGAAGGATGGACGGACGGTCAGCAGCGATGCATgtatggaaggtgggccacaagaggGGTTGTAAACTGGACAGGCCTGGGCTGGTCTGGTACTGTGCGGCTTGGGCTTGTTCAAAATTTCAATCTCACTCAGCCAAGGTCCTGCCCAGATCTGCCACCCTAGCAGCAATGTGACCCCCAGGAGAAACTAAAATTCTGCTTTGTTTTACAAGGGCCACTGCAAAACTCTCCAGGAATTCTGATGGGTGTTTACTGttttagtggtgtggcccacctgatattgcATTGGCCTGTTTTTTAGGTTCTTTCAATCATCATGGTTTGATCCTTGAACGGGTTGTGCTATACTTGACTTTTTAGGCACTGTTTGGTAAAATTAGAATTCTCAAGGATTTACTATTATCTTTTGACAAAAAGTCCGTTTCCGTTTTCATGCATCCCTGTGGATTACCGATTGACTGTCTCGGGTCTGTCTTCTCCTTGGCagagagatttttatttttattttaaaattttatatattcatcgggtcccaccatccatcaaGTTATTGGGATTCTTAGATCACAATGATTCTTGAGAGGGACAGGAATTGAAAGCGGCCCCTCATCTTGGATGGTACAGATCAATCATCAAAACTTACATCTTGGATGGTACAGATCAATCATCAAAACTTACATCTTGGATGGTACAGATCATTCATCAAAACTTTTGCAATGTAATCAAATGGgaacattcttttttttttctgccgTTGATTAAATAGTTAGAGCGATCCAATCAAAGTGACTCTTGATTCTTCACATATGAAGATGGGCATACATGATGGATAGTCAGAAATAGTGATCGAGCCTTTTAGATGAAATCAGCCTGGATCATCCATTTCGATACCacagatcagatggttaggaacATGCAATCAACGAAATCGATTCTTGATGACATGGGTAATCAAAAGTTGGCCTTGCATGATGAACAACCTAGATAAATGGTTGAACATTGTCCAATGTAATCAATGGGGacaatcccttttttttttttttaatccaccgATCGAATAGTTGGAGCCTTATAGTAAAAGTGATTATTGAGTGTTTGGAAAGCAAAAGGTAGGTATAACATGATAGATAGTCCACATTAATTATGGAATCTGTCAATCAATTTGAACATCCATTATcctatccattgatcaagtggttaggattgtctaatcAAAGTAATTTTTAGAAGCATGGTGCTGTTAGATTTAATGTTTCAAAGCTTTATCAGTAACACATTTTTTAGTCATTTTATATTACCTATAATTACAGACATTTGAATTTGaataccaaatcaactttaatatctcaaattagtgtacatatatgatatttgacATGATTGTTTTGTGATATTGacataatgattgtaataagcttgttgaaatatatatactttttttGAAAATGACAAAATTTTGAGCTCATAAATACTTTTGTCTGAAATGACAAAATTCCAAGCCTTAGGTAGGCCACAAGCATATGATCACCAATGAGTGACTCATTAACGTTTTTTAACCTTCAATTTACATGGCCCGATTTGGATAATTCTATtaatgtaattttagtgatgtaaccaataatttaattattttgagTATTATTAATATGCAAAGTGTACAATAAATTAGTAGTCTAATAACACTTTTATTACACGTGTGGGTCGTCTACCTTAAAGCAGAGCGAAAAAGACATTTGATCCTCTCAAATACGTCCTAATCCTCATTACTAAACTAACAAAAGGAAGAGAtttcaaaacaaagcaaaactGTATATTTCAAATACCTCCTAATCCTCACTACGAAACTAACTTTTGGATTCTAAATGTATTACGATATAAATTTAAAAGTAATTGAAATACAAAGTTTTGATGTGTTTTAAAATCTAACATTTTTATTTGGCTCATTTTTAAAGGCATGAGAGTCAGGTGTAATAAAGGTACAGCTAGGCTACTAATCTCCTGTAAATGTGGGACAGTGATGATATAAATCTAATTATCacctacatcactaaaatcacattgatagaatgatccaaacaatccaaacattGGCGGCCACATATATTAAGGGCTAAAAAATGTTCCAAGGCTCATTTGTgatccttatgcttgtggcccacccaaggcttggattttttttattttttatttttgccaatGGACattaatgggcttattataatcatgccaaagtacatatatcaatgggcttattataatcatgccaaagtacatatatcaatgggcttattacaatcattctattaaatgTCATATATGTATAGTAATTtaggatattaaaattgatttaataatcaaattcaaattcctatagAATTTCAATGCATTCATATTTTTTAATTCTAGCGAATTCCAGTTACAAGCTACTAAATATAATTGAGGATTCATAATCatgtgtaattgtgatttggattctaaTACAATCTACATAaaagctcccaaacaagccctggAGACTACGAAAATCCTTGAAATGAAGGAACTTTAAAAAGCAAacatacaaataaataataaaaaatccgtTGCAATATATGCTCTAACATTGCAATATACACTTCCCAAATCTGTAGAGATGTTTAGCGTGATTCCCGAACAGTGGACTTTGaatttgccaaatccaaatccatgaTGAATTTGATAAGTTCATGGATTACCAAATTTACATTTTAATTTTCTTGATCCCAAACAGGCCTAGCTTGTTTCCTTGATCCCAAACATGGCCTAAATCAATATGTaatccaccatttttttttttctgaaagtttCCTTACAACTCCAAATTGCTGCCATATTCATATGGGTTGATCGCCTTCTGGTTTCCAATCTACAAGCAACACTACGATAAACACATTCAACACTATTATATAATCCAACAATGAGACTATCATTAAGTGGATCACGAGAACAATTAGGAACACTACAAAGCTACCAATTCTCCTTATGTAATCAGATAGGAATGCAGTGGGGACACGTTCAAGGCATGTGAAGAGAATATCACAAGAGTGCGTTGAATGCGACAAATGATATAGAAGCTCATTTGATCACTTTGATTGGCTTTGCTTGGGCTGATGAAGCAACAATTGACTAACAAGAGGTGCCTGTCGAAAGTGAAAGTAACAATAGTAAAATCTTCAAACATTCAACAACAGCTTTTTTGGCTAATCATACAACCCCTCCTGCTCCCAGATGTCAACAAGGAAATCTACCATTTCCTGCAGTAAAATCCAATTCAGCGTCAAATATGGTTGGAAGAAAGCAGTGATATCAGTTATAGCTAAAAATTCTGAATCAGAAGACAGCCTTACAGAGAGAGGGATCGGCTGTGGGAACAGCTTGTTGGTACCAAGTAAGCCTTCATAAGTTGCATTCCAACTGGACCCGGAAAGGTTTGACATGGTAAGAAAGGATTTGGATGAAAGAAAATCTACTTTTTTATTCAAAGAGGATCAAAACCAATATGTTCAAtcacctcatatatatatatatatatatagttcagtTGAGAGTCAATGAAAAACTCGatgtttcaaaaataaataaataaaacaataacaataataacaagAGATTGCACACAGTAACTGGAACTTGGTCAACCCATGCAGACTAAAATTCAAGCCTCTATACGCAGGCCAAGATGGGTTGAAGATTAACTTGGGGAAGAGCGAAATGTTGGGAATCCATCTATCTAAAGAAGTCTCGCATTTAGCATAAATCTTGGCATGCAAAGATGGCACCTTTCCCTCCACATATTTGGGGCTTCCTTTATGTATAGGTAAGCTGGCCAAGCACCTTTGGGATAAGGTGGTAGAGAGAATCAAAAGAAAATTATCCAGGTGAAAGAGCCACTACCACTCGCTAGGCAGCCGCCTCACTCTCATTAAGTCAGCTTTCTCCAATGTGTTGTTATACTTCATGACTTTATTTAAGTGCCCTCAAGCAGTTTGTAAAAGATTGGACAGATTGAGAAGGGACTTTCTTTGGAAGGGCTCTGATGAAGGGAACAAGTTCTATTTGCTGAAATAGGAGGAGGTTTTTAAACCTCCGTCTCAAGGTGGGGCGGGACTGGGGGACTTGGGTGACATAGATGTTGCTCTCCTTGGCAAATTGGCTTTGGCAGTTTGAGATGGAGGAAGGGAGTTTTTGCCGTGAGATTGTTGCTAGGAAGTATGGTCTTCAAGAGGGTCGGTGAGAAACTAGGAGATCCTGTTTGTATTGGGCCTCCCACATTTAGAAATCTATCTCAGCAATTTGAGTGGATTTTTAGCGAGTCATCTCCTTTTCCGTGGAAGGCGGTTCGGGAGTCAGATTCTGGGAAGATACGTGGTGTGGTGACTCCCCACTGCATGTTGAGTTCCCTAATTTGGCTAGTCTTGATCCTTTTGAATGTCTCAAAGTGGCAGATTGCTTTTCTATATGTGGGCTGTCCATTTCTTGGGCCCCTCTTTGTAGGAGAGCTTTATCGGATGGCGAGGTGGATGAATTTGTTGCTTGTTTGAACCCCATGCAGTTTGTTTTCTAGCAGGAGGGGCCGACTCTGAGGTGTGGAGGGTGCATAGCTCCAGTTGATTCTCCATCAAGTCTTTCTACAGAGTGATCAGGCATGAAGATTTCGTGGTCCAAGGGGAGCATGCTTTCCATTTTTTGTTCTATGGTGTGCTGTCCAAAGTAGCAGCTTTCACTTGGTTGGCGGGTAGAAAGAGGGTTTTGTCTATAGACAATCCCCAAAAGAGATCCTTGGTTATCTTGAACACGTGTTGTATGTGTAATTGAGATGCTGAATCCATCGATCATTTGTTCATCCTTTGCCTGTTTACTTCCAAGGTGTGGGACTTCTTCATAGCAGATTTTGGAGAGTATTGGGTCATGTTGGGTTTAATCCGCAACCTCTTGTGGGCTTGGCACCATGGATCTAGAGGGAAGAGAGATCATCCAAGTTGTCTATTCACGTTGCCGGCTTTATGGTAGGTGATTTGGGGAGAAAGGATTAGTCAGCGGTTACAGAATTCTTCCCGGTCAGTTGAGGCAGTTATGGATGTGGTTAAAGTGTCGGTTTCCAATTGGAAGCTCCAAGCTGTAATCGTTAGTTGTTGTTGGTCTTCTTGGTGACCGTTGGGTCCCTCTTTTTGTATTATTTTCCTACTTTATTTGCAGGCCTTCAATAAaattttccatcactcttttaaaaaaaatcacggtgCCCAAGAAACCAACTGATCGACTCAGAACAGAAGCAAGTTCACTTTGCTTGATAATCTGAGCCAAGTTTCTCATGAAAGCATCCAATTTCAACTCAAAGATTGAAAGGCAAACACCAACTTGATTCCAGAATCTTTACCGTTGATTGAAAAAATAAAGAGTGGAATGGTCCAAAGACATCAAAGACGATTCACAACAACACATGAATTCAACCAGCACATGCTGGAGACCTATCAGCCATGGACTTCAAGGTTCAAAAGTTTGGCTTGATGCAAGCATTGGGAATCTTGGATTTCTGCATCTGCCATACATCAATCAGATGGGTCCTGCTATCCGGCCAACTGAAGATCAGACCACCGGATCACAAATCAGGCGCATCTCAGGGGTTCAATTTGAATATCCAACTGTCATAGCTTGAATAATACGACTATCTAGCTATTCAGATGGCAGATCTGGACCACATCAATGGACCAGGTTGTCTTGATCGAGGATCTAGATCAGATCCATGATTTGATGACAAATTTAGATAAAATCAATGATTAGATttgattgtgggtcccactggatcAATCAGATGTTCTACAAATCTGTAGGGTTTTGTTTGAGTTACCATTAGCCTATCACTTATTCGAAAAATTTCCCATAGTATTTTCATCATTTATTGTGTGGCATTTTTCATGTATCAAATGCCACAATTCACAAAGTTGGTCCCATTTAAAGGTATATTGAGTTAGCTTTGAAACAagttcaagatcatgcaattttgatacagttaggtttgggtttaagctGAGGTGTTTCAACTTCCAATTAATGTGAGAGATCCCCGTACCTTAATCTGGGTTCTTGAACCTGCTGTGTCCGGTTCTCTGACCTTCTATTTCCTATCCACTGCTGCCGAGTTTGATTCCAAAGAAGAAGACCTAAATAATCCACCAATTCAAAATGTTAATGTAATCTTAGGATCCATGGAAAAGAAACAAGAGAAGAGATAGCATTAAGAAAATCACCAACAAAAACAACTACTGCAACTTGCCATGATTTACAAATTCTGGGGGATTACTAGAGCTGCCTGCTCCACTATGGTGATCAAGGGTTTGGGTTGATGCACCAATTGATGAGATGCTTCTCTGGGACTGAACTCCACAATTTTCCATCTCATAGGTGCTAGTACTCCACAGGTCCTCTGAAACACTCTGCTTTTTCACAGTCTGGCCTTGAATTTTCAGTCCCTTGGACGGCTCATCCACAGCTATAATTGGAGTGGACTTTGCACGGCATCCAAGACAACTTCTGTTCTGTTGCAATTCAGGTTTAACCACATAAATGATTACTAGCAGCCTTACAACAACAAATCCTGAAGATCGACCAAAGTGCATTATTGCAACTTTtgcattgataaataacaaattccccttttcttttttttttaacagtaaTGAAAATATTATTAATGCCAAACACAAAGGAGTGCAGCCAACCAGGGAGCAAAAGCAAGATGGTGAGATACCAACCTGCAACCTTGACCCGCAATAAAAGATTACAGCCTGTTAGTGTATGCAGTTTCATGTGCACCTGTGAAGTACCATTTCCATTACTATGTTGAGCATTCTACTCTTTACTCTCTAAGAGCACTATGACTTAGAGGCTGGGTTGTATATCTTTTAGATTACATTAGGGTTAATTCGTGCTTATCCTCTGTAAACTATGAGTATTATCAAATCCTCCTCTCTTCTCCCCACACATTCCTCATCTCCCATATCTCCTCTCCTAAATCTACAAAATCCATTAAGTCAAGCACCTGGGGGATATCCCTCTTGCAAATATTAAGCCCAACCACCCATGATACAAATTTGCTATGGGCCCTAAGAAATCACAGCTCATTGGATCCAAGAGCAAGAAAGAACACCTCAATGAACATCTAAATAGTTGGGTGATGCCGAGACAAATTTCCTAGGTTTTATTTGGAGGATTTTTATGGGGATTAAAAATTGGGTATGTTTTTTTTAAGGCCATTCTTATTGTGATTGGTGTTGATGTTTCCAGGATTCCCAAGGGctgtttcttcttttttgttttttgctttgCGATGGCATGTTTGTTCAGTGAGATCCTTCAAAAAAAAGTTTGTTCAGTGAGGAGAGGGTCACTACACTTTGGCTGCCTTGCTATTGTTGTCTTTCTTTGGTTTTTTAATAATATCATTGCCATTTAAAAAGGAGATTTATTGAAAGTGCTCTTATTCCATTGTTTCCACAAAGACCGCATAACCACCAAAATAGACAGGCTATAGAGATACTGTTTTTGTTGGTCTCCTGCCCATCCCAAGCAAGAATAAAGCCGTCCACTGTGTGGGCTTAGCCCATGAAGATGCTCATTGGTATCAATAGGTGTTATATGTGCCACTGCCATAAAGAGACTGCCataaatgtttatttt
This region includes:
- the LOC131223147 gene encoding uncharacterized protein LOC131223147 — its product is MALARLYLKNFHPRVFTLPSKVVNSTKQSWESEIRWFSTAPTTTDKASSDGKSNGREVAVSEGGGGRLKPSLRKRRRPWSNQRGLVPFRLPDFFPRTGFGNVLMQVPENLNKILE
- the LOC131223148 gene encoding uncharacterized protein LOC131223148 isoform X2, giving the protein MSGEEDLSSDGPFWGIRCFSAHLSLLGSVRFLHLWGFVVVRLLVIIYVVKPELQQNRSCLGCRAKSTPIIAVDEPSKGLKIQGQTVKKQSVSEDLWSTSTYEMENCGVQSQRSISSIGASTQTLDHHSGAGSSSLLLWNQTRQQWIGNRRSENRTQQVQEPRLSWNATYEGLLGTNKLFPQPIPLSEMVDFLVDIWEQEGLYD
- the LOC131223148 gene encoding uncharacterized protein LOC131223148 isoform X3: MLLGASVAAWIRQVLAFMGSCLGCRAKSTPIIAVDEPSKGLKIQGQTVKKQSVSEDLWSTSTYEMENCGVQSQRSISSIGASTQTLDHHSGAGSSSNPPEFVNHGLLLWNQTRQQWIGNRRSENRTQQVQEPRLSWNATYEGLLGTNKLFPQPIPLSEMVDFLVDIWEQEGLYD
- the LOC131223148 gene encoding uncharacterized protein LOC131223148 isoform X1, whose product is MSGEEDLSSDGPFWGIRCFSAHLSLLGSVRFLHLWGFVVVRLLVIIYVVKPELQQNRSCLGCRAKSTPIIAVDEPSKGLKIQGQTVKKQSVSEDLWSTSTYEMENCGVQSQRSISSIGASTQTLDHHSGAGSSSNPPEFVNHGLLLWNQTRQQWIGNRRSENRTQQVQEPRLSWNATYEGLLGTNKLFPQPIPLSEMVDFLVDIWEQEGLYD